In Campylobacter massiliensis, the DNA window CGATATGTCCTATATGTGGGAATTGCAGCAAAATTTGCTTCATAAAAACTAGAAATGAGTTTAAATGTATGGAATGCCAAAAGAGATTTAGCGTAACTAGTGGCACTATCTTTCACGGTCACAAACTCTCACTTCAAGCTATACTAATGGCGATCGCTCTTTTTACAAATTCTGCTAAAGGTTTATCGGCACTTCAATTAAGTAGGGAGTTAAACGTGCAATATAAAACAGCTTTTGTATTGCTTCATAAAATAAGAGAAAGCTTAATGGAGTATCAAGATGATAAGCAGTTTCAAGGAATTTGTGAGTTAGATGGAGTATATGTGGGACACTACATAAGACCTAAAAATCATAGAAGCAAAAGAATAGATAGGCGAAAAGTAGTAAAACCTAGCAAGAGAGTGGTAATATCACTGCGTCAAAGAAACGAATTTGGAAGTGGAGCAAACAGAACCAGGACGTTTGTTTTAAAGAGTGAAAACCCTATTGATATTAATAAAATCACAAGGAAATTTATACAAGTAGGAAGTGAAATTCATACTGATGAGAACAATGGATACTCTGATTTATCAGCTCATTATAATCATCAAGTAGTAACACATGAAATAGAATACAGTGGTCCGCAAGGAGAAAATAATAATCAATCAGAGAGCTATAACGCTCGTTTTAGACGTATGCAATACGGACAAGTTCATAAGATCGGAGTTCTTTATCTCTCAAACTATGCTAACGAGATAGCATATCGTGAGGATACTAGGAGAATGAATAATGCAAATATAAGCAGAGATATATTAAGAAAGTGCTTAGAAGCTCCGATTTCAAATGAATTCTGTGGATACTGGCAAGGTAATCATAGGGTAGCGGAGAGATTGGGAGCTTGATCTGATTCTTGCACCACGCTATTGATAAATATTATGGCTAGTCATTGTTTATTGAATACAACTTTACTCCATTAACAACTTCTAACTTAAAAATTCTTCTATCCACAAGTTTATACATCACTCCATATACGGTAGTTTTTATGTAATTGATGTTTATGGCGTCGTGTTGTTCCTTGATTTTATCTACTACTTGTTGTGGTGTTACCTTACTATTATTCTTTACTATCTCTATTACATTTCTCATAAGCCTACCATGTCCAAAATAGTTCTTTCTATGTAGTTTTATCTTTATTTGCTTAGTATCAAAGCTAGGATCAAATACTCTTATGGATTTAGTTATGGTATCTAGGTTGGTTTTTAGTTCTTGCAGTAAATCTTGATAGTAGCGTATCTCTCCTTGAAGTTCGGAATGTTTTTCAATCAATGCAGAGATTACGTGAGATTGAGCCATATTTATTCTTAGACCTTTGCAAGATATTTTTAGCTAAATTTTAGCTGAAATATTTATATAGGTCTAGGTGCGTTTGATACATAATATCGCTATTTTAAGCGTTTCAAGCGTTTTAAAATATTTTTTGGAGTGCTTTGTAAGCCCGATGAATAGGGTATTTGGAGAGTTTTAAAAATATTTTTTCGCTTGACTTTTAGAATTTTGCCAAAAATACTTTTAAAATACTTTTAAATCTTTAGCTTTGCCTGACTAGTTTAGACTGTTTTTTAGGGGTAAAATTGCTCAAAGGGCGTATTTTAGGGGGTTTTAAAAAGTGCTTTAGATTGTAAAAAATGGGTAATGGTGGTTAGAGGCAGAATCGAACTGCCGACACGCAGATTTTCAGTCTGCTGCTCTACCGACTGAGCTATCCAACCACGCTGTTAAAAAGAAATGTGATTTTAGCCACTTGATACTTAAATTTTGGTTAAATGCGTAAAATTCGGCTATTTTTTAAAATACGAAATTTA includes these proteins:
- a CDS encoding IS1595 family transposase — translated: MAQHFLLSASARGLSLIQIAKMTDKQALAHFAKIRWFENDGNPICPICGNCSKICFIKTRNEFKCMECQKRFSVTSGTIFHGHKLSLQAILMAIALFTNSAKGLSALQLSRELNVQYKTAFVLLHKIRESLMEYQDDKQFQGICELDGVYVGHYIRPKNHRSKRIDRRKVVKPSKRVVISLRQRNEFGSGANRTRTFVLKSENPIDINKITRKFIQVGSEIHTDENNGYSDLSAHYNHQVVTHEIEYSGPQGENNNQSESYNARFRRMQYGQVHKIGVLYLSNYANEIAYREDTRRMNNANISRDILRKCLEAPISNEFCGYWQGNHRVAERLGA